The Kaustia mangrovi genome has a segment encoding these proteins:
- a CDS encoding oxidoreductase, whose translation MPPLTDERIQEIVRAVEEHGSNRAAARALDVDPKTIRRGLKRAAERGLLSTDPVMPGYAIKSVAGKTADGKWIKQVREHGEEFRVPDGQRVKGVSALVDEDGREVIKWIKTGEDREHQLAAMRATVAALKEAIEPVAPTAPPLTVNSRLLNQYTVTDAHFGMLSWREETGADYDLEIAERLLLDWFAAAIAMAPPARTAVFAQLGDLLHYDGFEPKTPASGHILDADSRFPKVVRVVIRTVRRILSMLLQKHEHVHVVMADANHDPGSEAWLRETFAAFLEDEPRLTVKNSPAQNAEGSYYAHEHGLTSLFYHHGHKRRVGTVDSMFAGKFREIYGRTRHSYAHIGHLHSDELKSTDLMKVERHETLAAADAYGANWLSGRSAKVITYDEEFGEVSRLTLTPEMVSGAYGAANDNTKAEEAA comes from the coding sequence ATGCCCCCACTGACAGACGAACGAATTCAGGAGATCGTGCGGGCGGTCGAGGAGCACGGGTCCAACCGTGCCGCCGCCCGCGCGCTGGACGTTGACCCGAAGACGATCCGGCGCGGACTCAAGCGTGCGGCGGAGCGTGGGTTGCTCTCCACCGATCCGGTGATGCCGGGCTATGCGATAAAGAGCGTGGCCGGCAAGACGGCCGACGGCAAGTGGATCAAGCAGGTCCGCGAGCACGGCGAGGAATTCCGGGTGCCCGATGGCCAGCGCGTCAAGGGTGTGTCGGCGCTTGTCGACGAGGACGGGCGCGAGGTTATCAAGTGGATCAAGACGGGCGAGGACCGCGAGCACCAGCTTGCGGCCATGCGCGCCACGGTCGCCGCGCTCAAAGAGGCTATCGAACCGGTCGCGCCGACTGCTCCGCCCCTCACGGTCAATAGCCGTCTCCTCAATCAGTACACCGTGACGGACGCGCATTTCGGCATGCTGTCCTGGCGGGAGGAGACGGGCGCCGACTATGACCTTGAGATTGCCGAGCGCCTGTTGCTCGACTGGTTCGCGGCGGCCATCGCCATGGCGCCGCCGGCCAGAACGGCGGTGTTCGCCCAGCTCGGCGACCTTCTGCACTATGACGGGTTCGAGCCCAAGACCCCGGCGAGCGGCCACATTCTGGACGCCGACAGCCGGTTCCCGAAGGTGGTTCGCGTCGTCATCCGAACCGTGCGGCGCATCCTGTCCATGCTCCTGCAGAAGCACGAGCATGTGCACGTCGTCATGGCGGACGCCAATCACGATCCTGGGTCGGAAGCCTGGCTTCGAGAGACCTTCGCGGCGTTTCTTGAAGACGAGCCACGCTTGACGGTTAAGAATTCGCCGGCGCAGAACGCCGAGGGTTCATACTATGCTCACGAGCACGGGCTGACATCGCTGTTCTACCACCACGGCCACAAGCGCAGGGTGGGCACGGTTGACAGCATGTTCGCTGGGAAGTTCCGCGAGATCTACGGGCGCACAAGGCACAGCTACGCGCATATTGGCCACCTGCATTCCGACGAGCTGAAGTCGACCGACCTGATGAAGGTCGAGCGCCATGAGACGCTAGCCGCGGCCGACGCCTACGGCGCCAACTGGCTGTCCGGCCGGTCGGCGAAGGTCATCACATATGACGAGGAATTCGGCGAGGTGTCGCGCCTGACCCTGACGCCGGAAATGGTGTCGGGCGCCTATGGCGCGGCGAACGACAACACGAAGGCAGAGGAGGCGGCGTGA
- a CDS encoding glycoside hydrolase family 108 protein translates to MARSTLSDALRLMFGHEGGYVNDPKDPGGPTKYGVTLATLAAHRGRKVTAADVRNLTLSEARIIYRKSYWKQSGGDLLPRGLDYAVFDFGVHSGPATAVKVLQRLVGVSQDGIVGIQTVDAVRRYKGGLRELIDDYCNARLAYLRSLRGWRRYARGWTVRVTGIDPKGEWRAQRGVRGNAHALAGGVATASSHVQPTPKARPEDVSFTHVVTRPEAWGPLGGLVSAMGAIASGSGPVQIALAIGMVGAVGVGLWYAVRRIRAA, encoded by the coding sequence ATGGCGCGTTCGACGCTGAGCGATGCATTGCGCCTCATGTTCGGGCATGAAGGCGGCTACGTGAACGATCCGAAAGACCCCGGCGGCCCGACCAAATACGGCGTGACGCTTGCGACGCTCGCGGCGCATCGCGGCCGCAAGGTGACAGCCGCCGACGTGCGCAATCTGACCCTTTCGGAAGCGCGCATCATCTATCGCAAGTCCTACTGGAAACAGAGCGGCGGCGATCTTCTGCCGCGCGGTCTGGACTATGCGGTGTTCGACTTCGGCGTGCACTCCGGGCCGGCAACGGCGGTCAAGGTGCTGCAAAGGCTCGTCGGTGTTTCGCAGGACGGAATTGTCGGCATCCAGACGGTCGACGCCGTGCGGCGGTACAAGGGCGGGCTGCGCGAGTTGATCGACGACTACTGCAACGCGCGTCTGGCCTATCTGCGCTCGCTGCGCGGATGGCGGCGCTATGCGCGCGGCTGGACGGTCCGCGTCACCGGCATCGATCCGAAAGGGGAGTGGCGGGCGCAGCGCGGGGTGCGGGGCAATGCGCACGCATTGGCCGGCGGCGTGGCAACCGCATCGTCCCATGTGCAGCCGACGCCGAAGGCGCGTCCCGAGGATGTGTCGTTCACGCATGTCGTCACCAGGCCGGAAGCATGGGGACCGCTCGGCGGCCTCGTCTCCGCGATGGGCGCCATCGCCAGCGGCAGCGGGCCGGTCCAGATCGCGCTTGCCATCGGCATGGTGGGCGCGGTCGGCGTCGGGCTCTGGTACGCCGTGCGCCGCATCCGGGCGGCCTGA
- a CDS encoding phage tail tape measure protein, with protein MAETTDLQRLVVSLDANIKKYEKQLAKATGTAQKQAKRIETRFERMNSKIRAQFQAIGSSLVAGLGLGAGGALVSQLPRSIQAVTAEVAELGRQSQSLGITAEAFQELQYAARQARIPFDGLTDALKEMQLRADEFVVTGEGSAAEAFARIGFNADELSEALKDPPALLNDIINSLRTLDRAAAIRIADEIFGGQGGETLIRLLDSGANAISRLREEARDTGAVMDEELVRTAKRVDEQFAALERRFSVTFKKAILEGAGAVETMGTMLDDLRDEAAKLANSSAMRDVLEALGVDFSEAAIREAGLTPVTPDDGQQVNRGAKSGPLRPAIDPDDDDNTDPTTRRNEYDRLTESIMRRTEALVIEGETLGMTQQQATAYRLEQELINAAQEAGIELSPEQMEGIRGVAQTYAEAESSVMRMTAAQEELNAVGMDVIYTLQSGFSDLITGAASFEDALGRILDRLLEMAASQAFQMLLGGGFGGGGGLVGGLIGGLFADGAAFSNGKVTPFARGGVVNKPTLFPMADGAGLMGEAGPEAVMPLTRLPNGKLGVHAMAPPQPVAEMARDTAEPGGTVNLNVTLGMHAPSRDEIRALIDQINSATGYGKKLNATVR; from the coding sequence ATGGCCGAGACCACAGACCTGCAACGGCTCGTTGTGAGCCTGGATGCCAATATCAAGAAGTACGAAAAGCAGCTAGCCAAGGCAACCGGAACGGCACAGAAACAGGCCAAAAGGATCGAGACGCGCTTTGAGCGCATGAACAGCAAAATCCGTGCGCAGTTTCAGGCGATTGGATCAAGTCTTGTTGCAGGTCTTGGACTCGGCGCTGGTGGCGCACTCGTGAGTCAGCTTCCGCGCTCCATACAGGCAGTAACAGCCGAGGTTGCCGAATTGGGCCGCCAAAGCCAATCGCTTGGCATTACGGCGGAGGCGTTTCAAGAGCTGCAATACGCCGCTCGGCAAGCCCGTATCCCGTTTGACGGATTGACTGACGCGCTCAAGGAAATGCAGCTAAGGGCGGACGAATTTGTCGTCACGGGAGAAGGGAGTGCGGCAGAAGCGTTCGCAAGGATTGGGTTCAATGCGGACGAATTGTCAGAGGCGCTAAAAGACCCGCCCGCCCTCCTCAATGACATCATCAATAGCTTGCGGACCCTCGACCGTGCTGCCGCCATCCGCATCGCAGACGAGATATTCGGCGGCCAGGGCGGCGAGACTCTCATTCGCCTCTTGGACAGTGGCGCAAACGCGATTTCCCGGCTTCGTGAGGAGGCTCGCGATACCGGGGCCGTGATGGACGAGGAGTTGGTTCGAACCGCCAAACGTGTTGACGAGCAATTCGCCGCCCTGGAGCGCAGGTTTTCTGTCACCTTCAAGAAAGCCATTCTTGAAGGTGCGGGTGCTGTCGAGACAATGGGAACAATGCTCGACGATCTGAGGGACGAGGCGGCCAAGCTGGCCAATTCGTCCGCCATGCGCGATGTGCTTGAGGCGCTTGGCGTGGACTTCTCAGAAGCGGCGATTCGAGAGGCCGGCCTTACTCCGGTGACACCAGACGATGGGCAGCAAGTCAATCGCGGCGCCAAGAGCGGCCCGCTACGCCCGGCGATAGACCCGGACGATGACGACAACACCGACCCAACGACCCGACGCAACGAATACGACCGCCTGACCGAGTCAATCATGCGCCGAACGGAAGCGCTCGTGATCGAGGGCGAAACGCTCGGCATGACGCAGCAGCAGGCGACCGCGTACCGGCTTGAGCAAGAGCTGATCAACGCGGCGCAGGAAGCCGGAATCGAGCTTTCGCCGGAACAGATGGAGGGCATTCGCGGCGTCGCGCAGACCTACGCGGAAGCTGAATCCTCCGTCATGCGCATGACGGCCGCGCAGGAGGAGCTGAACGCGGTCGGCATGGATGTCATCTACACGCTGCAATCGGGCTTTTCCGACCTGATCACGGGCGCGGCGAGCTTCGAGGACGCCTTGGGGCGCATCCTCGACCGGTTGCTCGAAATGGCCGCCAGTCAGGCGTTCCAGATGCTTTTGGGCGGCGGCTTCGGTGGCGGCGGCGGGTTGGTCGGCGGATTGATTGGCGGCCTGTTCGCGGACGGCGCGGCCTTCAGCAATGGCAAGGTGACGCCCTTCGCGCGCGGCGGCGTGGTGAACAAGCCGACGCTGTTTCCGATGGCGGACGGCGCCGGGCTCATGGGCGAGGCCGGCCCGGAAGCGGTCATGCCGCTGACGCGGCTGCCGAATGGCAAGCTCGGGGTGCATGCGATGGCGCCGCCGCAGCCGGTGGCCGAGATGGCGCGGGACACCGCGGAGCCGGGCGGCACGGTCAATCTGAATGTGACGCTTGGCATGCACGCGCCAAGCCGCGACGAAATCCGCGCGCTGATCGACCAGATCAACTCGGCGACCGGTTACGGCAAGAAGCTCAACGCCACGGTGCGCTAG
- a CDS encoding gene transfer agent family protein: MSRDASVTFTWAGDERTFRLAIKEALALEDRRDCGLAEIAGRLSSARWRIDDIREPLRLGLIGAGLDAAKARKLVEDNVVPGRLAEHVLAARAVLMASLVGDPNEPVGKEEAAEETGESPPPASTEPVAS, translated from the coding sequence ATGAGCCGCGACGCATCCGTGACATTCACATGGGCCGGCGACGAGCGCACGTTTCGCCTGGCCATCAAGGAAGCCCTCGCGCTGGAAGACCGGCGCGACTGTGGGCTCGCCGAGATCGCGGGCAGGCTATCGTCGGCGCGCTGGCGGATTGACGACATTCGCGAGCCGCTGCGCCTTGGGCTGATCGGCGCCGGGCTGGACGCCGCCAAGGCGCGCAAGCTGGTCGAGGACAACGTTGTCCCCGGCCGGCTCGCCGAGCATGTCCTGGCCGCGCGGGCGGTGCTCATGGCCAGTCTGGTCGGAGATCCGAACGAGCCTGTGGGAAAAGAGGAGGCGGCGGAGGAAACGGGCGAATCTCCGCCGCCAGCCTCTACGGAGCCGGTGGCGTCCTAG
- a CDS encoding phage tail tube protein: MARPTTLSGSKLLIELGDGNVDPGPEEFAAPCALNSTGINLSGTTQDFEIADCDDLDAPVFVERVISALSAGVSGSGTLAMESFDEWRDWMLSGVAKNIRVKLDTTLANNGGYFSMSAVLTTLNITRENVKGLVQVEVELSSNGEVVWTDASA, encoded by the coding sequence ATGGCGAGACCGACCACCCTTTCCGGCTCCAAGCTGCTCATTGAGCTGGGCGACGGCAATGTCGACCCCGGCCCCGAAGAGTTCGCGGCGCCCTGCGCGCTGAATTCGACCGGCATCAACCTGTCCGGCACCACGCAGGATTTCGAGATCGCCGATTGCGACGATCTGGACGCGCCCGTGTTCGTGGAACGCGTGATTTCCGCACTGTCGGCAGGCGTCTCCGGCTCCGGCACGCTCGCCATGGAGTCGTTCGACGAGTGGCGCGACTGGATGCTGTCCGGCGTTGCGAAGAACATTCGCGTCAAGCTCGACACCACGCTCGCGAACAATGGCGGGTACTTCTCCATGTCGGCCGTGCTGACCACGCTCAATATCACCCGCGAGAACGTCAAGGGGCTTGTGCAGGTCGAGGTCGAGCTCTCCAGCAACGGCGAAGTCGTCTGGACGGACGCGAGCGCGTAA
- a CDS encoding DUF3168 domain-containing protein, with protein sequence MSDPALALQKAVVAAIKALATAAGDNVFDTVPESDPFPRVTVGTGQTVGVYADCYDGSECFHQIDVWSRAVGFPECKAIASAIRDLLNEPSNLTVSGHTLETIEVRSVDYSRDPDGLTSRARMTVRTQSQPSD encoded by the coding sequence ATGAGCGACCCGGCCCTTGCCCTGCAAAAGGCGGTCGTCGCCGCCATCAAGGCGCTGGCCACGGCGGCCGGCGACAATGTGTTCGACACCGTGCCGGAGTCGGATCCGTTCCCCCGTGTGACGGTCGGCACCGGCCAGACGGTCGGTGTCTATGCCGACTGCTACGACGGCAGTGAGTGCTTCCACCAGATCGATGTTTGGTCGCGCGCGGTCGGGTTTCCCGAGTGCAAGGCCATTGCGTCGGCAATCCGCGATCTGCTCAACGAGCCGTCCAACCTGACCGTCAGCGGCCACACGCTCGAAACCATCGAGGTTCGCAGCGTCGACTATTCCCGCGACCCCGACGGGCTGACCAGCCGCGCCCGCATGACCGTTCGCACGCAATCCCAACCATCTGACTAG
- a CDS encoding HK97-gp10 family putative phage morphogenesis protein, with amino-acid sequence MAVKGLDKLQKKLKALPDQVRKDIHEAMKQGAEELTQMQRRLAPVDSGALRDSIGYTFGNFQADNANVRGVTAGSKIGDTELSVTIHAGDAKAFYAAFVEFGTVDQNGQPYFFPAYRSLSRRIKGRISRATTKAAKKVAGSGK; translated from the coding sequence ATGGCCGTAAAGGGGCTCGACAAGCTTCAGAAGAAACTCAAGGCGCTGCCCGATCAGGTCCGCAAGGACATTCACGAGGCCATGAAACAGGGCGCCGAAGAGCTGACGCAAATGCAGCGGCGGCTGGCTCCGGTGGATAGCGGGGCCTTGCGCGACTCCATCGGCTACACCTTCGGCAACTTCCAGGCTGACAACGCCAACGTGCGCGGCGTGACAGCGGGCAGCAAGATCGGCGACACCGAGCTATCGGTGACGATCCATGCCGGCGACGCGAAAGCCTTCTATGCGGCGTTCGTGGAGTTCGGAACCGTCGACCAGAACGGGCAGCCGTATTTTTTCCCGGCCTACCGGTCGCTAAGCCGCCGCATCAAGGGGCGCATATCGCGCGCCACCACGAAGGCCGCCAAGAAAGTCGCGGGGAGCGGCAAATGA
- a CDS encoding phage head closure protein — protein sequence MTAGRLRERLTFQRRAPIDDGYGNPVTGDWEDRFTVAARVKPSKGGETVLARRLQGVQPVVITVRSSTETRSVTPDWRAVDARTGTVYALRSAADMVEKNAYIEMLAESGVAS from the coding sequence ATGACGGCAGGAAGGTTGCGCGAGCGTCTGACGTTCCAGCGTCGGGCGCCGATTGACGACGGATACGGCAACCCCGTAACCGGCGATTGGGAAGACCGGTTCACGGTGGCCGCGCGCGTGAAGCCGTCCAAGGGCGGCGAGACGGTGCTGGCCCGGCGCCTGCAGGGCGTCCAGCCGGTCGTGATCACCGTCCGGTCGAGCACGGAGACGCGTTCGGTCACGCCTGACTGGCGCGCGGTCGATGCGCGAACCGGCACGGTCTACGCGTTGCGCTCGGCGGCCGATATGGTCGAGAAGAATGCCTATATCGAAATGCTCGCGGAAAGCGGGGTGGCGTCCTGA
- a CDS encoding head-tail connector protein encodes MLAPVRTIAPAELPVSLEEAKAHLRVDHADDDTLITGLIQTATDYVDGWSGILGKCLVSQTWRLDLCGFPPWVIYLPLAPVSEIVDVTYCDEDGNQQTLSPTVYRGPVIDAYGPYLYRVESESWPSTDTRPDAVSVTFTAGYGAPSDVPQSIRHALLLLVGHWYENREATSPDVPGTVPFAVDALLAPHRRVFR; translated from the coding sequence ATGCTCGCGCCGGTTCGAACGATCGCGCCGGCCGAGTTGCCGGTATCGCTGGAGGAAGCCAAGGCGCATCTGCGCGTCGACCATGCCGACGACGACACCCTGATTACCGGGCTCATTCAGACGGCGACGGATTATGTCGACGGCTGGTCGGGCATTCTCGGCAAGTGCCTTGTCTCGCAGACATGGCGGCTGGACCTGTGCGGCTTCCCGCCGTGGGTCATCTATCTGCCGCTTGCGCCCGTGAGCGAGATTGTCGACGTGACCTACTGCGACGAGGACGGCAACCAGCAGACGCTTTCGCCGACCGTCTATCGCGGTCCTGTGATCGACGCCTATGGCCCGTATCTCTATCGCGTAGAAAGCGAAAGTTGGCCATCGACGGACACACGGCCCGACGCCGTGTCGGTGACGTTCACGGCAGGCTATGGGGCACCGTCGGACGTGCCGCAATCGATCAGGCACGCACTCTTGCTTCTGGTGGGGCACTGGTACGAGAACCGCGAGGCCACGTCGCCCGATGTACCGGGAACCGTGCCCTTTGCCGTCGACGCGTTGCTCGCGCCCCATCGGCGGGTATTCCGCTGA
- a CDS encoding phage major capsid protein: MTKHVSPRGLRGTVSVRADATGDVKALLAELNSDWESFKATMAEKDKELAAKFDDVVTTEKLGRIESSVSDLQSAVDQANAQIAAMQIGAGQAEASLYDAEYSEAFTAHFRKGDVQANLNKGADDEGGYLAPVEWDRTITDQLIETSPMRQIASVQTISTAGFKKVFNLRGTSSGWVGETDGRPETGTPTFGTMTFAPGEIYANPAATQQMLDDSAVNLEAWLASEVETEFSYQEGLAFIAGDGSNKPSGFLTFVTGGSNATANPLGAIEAITAASATALDSDELLDVIYSLPSAFTQSARWLMNRTTQGKVRKLKDGDGNYLWQPSYQAGQPAQLASYPVTEMPGMPDVAADALPIAFGDFRRGYLIVDRTGVRVLRDPYTNKPYVNFYTTKRVGGGVQNPETIKVLKMGAA, encoded by the coding sequence ATGACCAAGCATGTTTCGCCGCGCGGGCTGCGCGGTACCGTCTCCGTGCGCGCCGATGCAACCGGAGACGTCAAAGCCCTTCTCGCTGAACTCAACAGCGATTGGGAATCCTTCAAGGCCACCATGGCGGAGAAGGACAAGGAACTCGCCGCGAAGTTCGACGATGTGGTCACGACCGAGAAGCTCGGCCGCATCGAGTCCAGCGTGTCCGATCTTCAATCGGCCGTCGACCAGGCGAACGCGCAGATCGCCGCCATGCAGATCGGCGCCGGGCAGGCCGAGGCCAGCCTGTACGACGCGGAGTACAGCGAGGCGTTCACTGCGCATTTCCGCAAGGGCGATGTTCAGGCGAATCTGAACAAGGGTGCCGACGACGAGGGCGGCTATCTCGCTCCGGTGGAGTGGGACCGCACCATCACCGACCAGCTCATCGAAACGTCGCCCATGCGCCAGATCGCGTCTGTGCAGACGATCTCGACGGCCGGTTTCAAGAAGGTGTTCAACCTGCGTGGCACGTCGTCGGGCTGGGTCGGCGAAACCGATGGGCGGCCGGAGACCGGCACGCCGACCTTCGGCACCATGACGTTCGCGCCTGGCGAGATCTACGCCAATCCGGCGGCCACCCAGCAGATGCTGGACGACTCCGCCGTCAACCTGGAGGCGTGGCTGGCTAGCGAGGTGGAGACCGAGTTCTCCTATCAGGAGGGACTCGCATTCATCGCCGGCGACGGGTCGAACAAGCCGAGCGGCTTCCTGACTTTCGTGACCGGCGGTTCGAACGCCACGGCCAATCCGCTGGGCGCCATCGAGGCAATCACGGCGGCGTCGGCCACGGCCCTCGACTCCGACGAGCTTCTGGACGTGATCTATTCGCTGCCGTCGGCTTTCACGCAGTCGGCGCGGTGGCTGATGAACCGCACCACCCAGGGCAAGGTGCGCAAGCTGAAGGACGGCGACGGCAACTATCTGTGGCAGCCGTCCTATCAGGCCGGCCAGCCGGCGCAGCTCGCCAGCTATCCGGTCACGGAGATGCCGGGCATGCCGGATGTGGCGGCCGACGCGCTGCCGATTGCCTTCGGCGACTTCCGGCGCGGCTATCTGATCGTCGACCGCACGGGCGTCCGCGTGCTGCGCGATCCCTACACCAACAAGCCCTACGTCAATTTCTACACCACGAAGCGTGTGGGCGGTGGCGTGCAGAACCCCGAGACCATCAAGGTTCTGAAGATGGGCGCGGCGTAG
- a CDS encoding head maturation protease, ClpP-related — MSLRKLPEIQAFQKPDWLNFEAPEQTVEAFDPAVTSAVDGDDTTISIYGQIGIDPVSSADNTERRIGAALRSIGKRDVTVNLNSPGGNFFSGIAIYNQLRAHPARVSVQIIGMAGSAASVIAMAGDDILMSNASFVMVHNASGIVIGNKFDAQDAAELLAQVDDAMADVYAARSGADKETVTGWMDRHRGDGTMFNASSAIETGLADGRLDPGAVKVRADTRKSVPCERVIENALVSSANMTPQEAKTLVAEFKAGTRDAPVATLTRDADEFRAAAPSLFKL; from the coding sequence ATGAGCCTTCGCAAGCTGCCTGAGATTCAGGCGTTCCAGAAACCGGACTGGCTCAATTTCGAGGCGCCGGAACAGACGGTCGAGGCGTTTGACCCGGCTGTCACGTCGGCGGTCGATGGCGACGACACCACGATATCGATCTATGGGCAGATCGGTATCGATCCGGTGTCGTCGGCCGATAACACGGAACGCCGCATCGGTGCGGCGCTCCGGTCCATCGGCAAGCGCGACGTGACGGTGAATCTCAATTCGCCGGGCGGCAATTTCTTCTCCGGCATCGCCATCTACAACCAGTTGAGGGCGCATCCCGCGAGGGTGTCCGTCCAGATCATCGGCATGGCGGGCTCGGCTGCGTCGGTCATCGCTATGGCCGGCGACGACATTCTCATGTCGAACGCATCGTTCGTCATGGTGCACAACGCGTCGGGGATCGTCATCGGTAACAAGTTCGACGCGCAGGACGCGGCGGAGCTGCTGGCCCAGGTGGACGACGCCATGGCCGACGTGTACGCGGCGCGCTCCGGTGCGGACAAGGAAACCGTCACCGGCTGGATGGACCGACACCGCGGCGACGGCACCATGTTCAACGCCTCGTCGGCCATCGAGACCGGCCTTGCCGACGGCCGTCTGGACCCCGGCGCCGTGAAGGTGCGGGCCGACACCCGGAAGTCCGTGCCGTGCGAGCGCGTTATCGAGAACGCGCTAGTGAGTTCGGCGAACATGACACCGCAGGAAGCCAAGACGCTTGTTGCGGAATTCAAGGCCGGTACGCGTGACGCTCCGGTCGCAACGTTGACGCGTGACGCTGACGAGTTCCGGGCCGCAGCGCCCAGCCTTTTCAAGCTTTAA
- a CDS encoding phage portal protein yields MSIFSRLFGRSTSGGATVQAMAGEAAQFYSMDDPRLLEFMRKGGGAMTEAGISVSPRVAMRNTTVLRCVSLISFAIGMLPLHLQRKADNTNADDHPLFRVLHRRPNPWQTAFEFRSLMQQRALGASGSGTKGDAYARIVRSGNKILYLVPLDTDRITPRLRRDWTPEYVYRKAKGGETVLPQRDVFHLRYGISDDGITGLSLVKQAAEAIALAIQTDTAAARLFKQGMMVGGALAHPNKLSPEAYDRLLASMERREGASNAHKWLILEEGMDAKPFSGTGRDSQNIEQRKHQIEEIARPFGVPRPLLGVDETSWGSGIDVLGQFFVRYALNPWFEAWQQAIERSLLTEREADLYIAKFNAGALLRGSMKDQAEFFAKGLGSGGHQPFLAVDEVRDWLDLPDNDNLPPPPGQTQTGTQDEPSQAA; encoded by the coding sequence ATGAGCATATTTTCACGACTGTTCGGCCGCTCCACGTCTGGCGGCGCGACTGTGCAGGCGATGGCCGGTGAGGCAGCGCAGTTCTACAGCATGGACGATCCGCGATTGCTGGAATTTATGCGCAAGGGCGGCGGCGCCATGACCGAGGCGGGCATTTCGGTGTCGCCCAGGGTGGCCATGCGGAACACCACTGTCTTGCGATGCGTCTCGCTGATTTCCTTCGCTATCGGCATGCTGCCGCTGCATTTGCAGCGCAAGGCGGACAACACCAATGCCGACGATCACCCGTTGTTCCGCGTCCTGCATCGCCGGCCGAACCCGTGGCAAACGGCATTCGAGTTCCGGTCGCTCATGCAGCAGCGCGCGCTTGGCGCGAGCGGCAGCGGGACCAAGGGTGATGCCTATGCGCGGATCGTGCGCAGCGGGAACAAGATCCTCTATCTGGTTCCGCTGGACACCGACCGCATAACCCCGCGTTTGCGCCGGGACTGGACGCCCGAATACGTCTACCGCAAGGCCAAGGGCGGCGAGACAGTCTTGCCTCAGCGGGACGTGTTCCACCTGCGCTATGGGATATCTGACGACGGCATTACCGGCCTGTCGCTGGTCAAGCAGGCGGCGGAGGCCATCGCGCTAGCGATCCAGACGGATACGGCGGCGGCACGTCTGTTCAAGCAAGGCATGATGGTGGGCGGCGCCCTGGCGCACCCGAACAAGCTGTCACCGGAAGCTTACGACCGGTTGCTCGCCAGCATGGAGCGCCGGGAGGGTGCGAGCAACGCGCACAAATGGCTGATCCTTGAAGAGGGAATGGACGCCAAACCGTTCTCAGGGACGGGCCGTGACAGCCAGAATATCGAACAGCGCAAGCACCAGATCGAGGAGATCGCGCGGCCGTTCGGCGTGCCTCGCCCGTTGCTCGGCGTCGATGAAACGTCGTGGGGCTCCGGCATCGACGTGCTGGGGCAGTTCTTCGTCCGCTACGCGCTCAACCCGTGGTTCGAGGCGTGGCAGCAGGCCATTGAGCGCTCGCTTCTGACCGAGCGCGAGGCCGATCTGTACATCGCCAAGTTCAATGCGGGCGCGCTCTTGCGCGGCTCCATGAAGGATCAGGCCGAGTTCTTTGCCAAGGGCCTTGGCTCGGGCGGACACCAGCCATTCCTCGCCGTTGACGAGGTGCGCGACTGGCTCGACCTGCCGGACAACGACAATCTCCCGCCGCCTCCCGGCCAGACACAGACAGGGACACAGGATGAGCCTTCGCAAGCTGCCTGA